The Kineothrix sp. IPX-CK genomic interval TGGACGAAGCTACCTCCAGTATCGATACGCGAACCGAGAAACTGGTGCAAAAAGGCATGGATGCCCTTATGGACGGACGTACTGTGCTGGTCATCGCCCATCGCCTGTCTACCATACAAAATTCTGAGGCGATTATGGTGCTCGATAACGGCCGCATTATTGAACGCGGCAGTCATGATGATCTAATTGAGCAAAAGGGCCGGTATTATCAGCTTTATACCGGAGCCTTTGAATCCGCAGACGAATATGCCGAGACTTCGGCATAGGCTGGAAGAACTTAAAATATCTAAAAATATTTTGCAAAAATATATTGACTCTCACGTTACGTCATAGTGTAGATTGTAGTTACGGCCGAGAAATGGAGGTGTTCCCGCATTGAAATTAAAAATAAAAGAAATAGCAGACCTAACCGGGGTTACTGTGCGCACTCTTCACTATTATGATGAAATAGGATTATTAAAGCCGGGCGTTGTGACCCAAGCAGGTTATCGCCTTTATAATGAAGAAAACCTCGAACTGCTGCAGCAAATATTGTTTTTCAGGGAGCTCGATTTTCCCTTAAATGAAATAAAGGAAATCGTGACCAGTCCCTTCTTCGATAAAACAAAAGCTTTGCAAAAGCATCGGGAGCTGCTTCTTAAAAAACGGGAACGTCTGAACAATTTAATTAATTTGACAGAAAAAACGTTAAAAGGAGAGTCTAAAATGAGTTTTAAAGAATTTGATATGACAGAAATCGAAGAATCGATGAAAGAATACGCAGAGGAAGTCAAGGAGCGCTGGGGCAGCACGCAGGCCTATGCGCAGAGCCAAAAACGCACAGCCTCTTACACTAAAGATCAATGGGCACAGATCGACGCGGAGGTAAAGGAAATCTTCCGTACCTTCGCGGGCCTTAGCAGCCAGGGGCTTTCCCCCGACAGCTCACAGGCACAGGCTGCGGTAAAACGCTGGCAGGATTGTATTTCCAACCACTTTTACACGTGCAGCGATGAAATGCTCGCCTCCCTCGGCATGATGTATACCGGGGATGAACGATTCCGTAAAAATCTGGACGAATTCGGCGATGGTACCGCCCGGTTCATGTCGGAATCAATTGAAATCTACTGCGCAAGCCGGTAAGCAAAAGCTACCGGCCTGTGGCCATTCCTCTATATAAAACCTACTTGCAAATGGCATTCCACTCGCAATCACCGCAGACCTCTTCACGTTTACCGGCGTCCAGGATATTGCCATTCAAAAGCTTCTCGAACAGTCTCCATTCTATTTCCGTTCTCTGGTCCAAGCCGCATAAACGAAGCACTTCTTTATCATACCGCTGTACCTTTTCCTCACTTTCACACAGCCCGTTTTTATTATGCGGGCAAACACTGCATATTTCATCCGTCCGGCTATGGAGAAGGACTATGGGATTCTTACCGACCTCCGCTTTTATCTGCGTCATATGCTTTACGAATTCACTGCTGTAACCCTTTCCTCGAAAAAAAGAGAGGCACAGCCCATGATGCGGCCTTATTTCATATAATTTCATAATGTATTTATTCCCTTGTCCTAGGATGTGTCTGAAAACTGCTTGTACCGAGCGAGATGCTTCACTTATCTAATCTTATAAAGTTCCAATTACTTTATTTAAACGCCTGCTAAGGATAAACGCCAGTGCCATCTTCAAAATATCAGGAATAATAAATGGAATTACGCACCAGCCAAGAACTGTTCCGAGTCCGATCGCTCCCGTATTCTTAAGATACAGCATCATGAACCACAATGTTCCAAAAGCATAGCAGACCACCAGCCCCAACGCCATAGAAACTATCATTACCCAATTCTTTCTGCCAAACAGCTTCTCTGCACCCCACATAATGAGCGCAATAAACAAGAAACCAATAATATATCCTCCCGTATTGTTCAGCAGAACCCCTATACCTCCCGTAAATCCTGACCATACCGGCACTCCGATCGCTCCCAGCAGAATATAAATTAAAACCGCAACCGTTCCTCTCTTACCTCCTAACACACCTACCGCCAAGAAGACTCCAAAGGTCTGCAAGGTAAACGGCACCATCGTCGGAATCGCTATCCAGGAACAAATTGCTATTAAAACTGCAAAAATTGCTATGTATACCATATCATACGTCTTACTTTTTCTCATCTTCACTGTGTCCATATTAATAACCATACCTTTCTCATAGCCTGAAAAATTTGTTTTCCACACTATCCTCCGTCTCAATTTAAAGATTTTTACGTTGTAATTATTATTATTTTTCTTGAGCTCGGAGAAAGTATATCATTTAAAAACGCCATTGTCAACCTTTTTAAAATATAGGTTTACAATGGCATTTATATCTTCACAATACTTTAACCTTGCACTAGTCTGCTGTATGTCAAATGGAATTACAAATTCCGGACTATGAGCCTTTCTCGACTGCGCCGGTAACCTTATATTTATCGAGATTTCCTTCATAAAAGGGTCGGGCTTGTTTACTCATATTTGGTAAACAAGCCCTTTATTTATGATGAAATATATACATCAGCTAATTAAACAATTGACTATTCTCAAATAGTCCTTGGAATCCGGTATGGAAAGAGTAAGATTCAAGCTGTTGTGATTCTCTCTGAAGCTTTCCTTTAACGTAGATTGTACGCCCCATTCCTTATTAATATTTCTCTTATATCCATTTTCCTGAATCATATTAACCGTACCGCTGCATTCATTAACAGCTTTCAAAAAAGCTGACATATCTAAAATATTAAATCTGAACATCTGCATCCTCCTTCAACCTATTTCTCAGGTTCTATAAGGTTGGCTCGTTACGATATTAATATAACGCAGATACTCTCAAAAAAATATACCTTTAATGCCAGTTTTTATCACTATCCTGCCGTTTTCTCCGATATTCGATAGGAGTATATCCCATCTTCTCCCGGAACACTCTTCCAAAATAGCTGCTGCTTCCCATGCCGCAGGCATTTCCTATCGAAGTAACAGATTCCTTGCTGCCTGCCAGCAAATTACATGCTGCTTGCAATCTATAATCATTAAGATATTCTACCGGGGTCATTCTCATATTCTCCTTGAAGGAGCGGAAACATTCCCGTTCACTGATAAATGCAGCATCCGCAATTTCCTTTACCGAGATTTTTTCATCATAGTGCTCGTGAATGAAAATAAGCATCATTTTGAGCTTTTCATCCGTTTTTCCATGTCGCAGGGATTTACCTCGTTTTTCATGCTGTGTCTTTTCTAATATTTCCAGGAGGCGATACCAAATTCCCGATAACAGCTCATTTAATTTTATTTCATAGGCGAATTCTTCCTCTCCTATTTCAAAGGATTTCCTTATTTTCTCCAGAATCTCTCTATGCTCCTCCTGCTGCGGACAGAATTTCAGGACTTCAATTGACGGAGAGGCTGTAAGCGGCCTGATATACTTTTGCTCCATCAAACTCCCCGGTCTTCCTCCAATAAGAGAAACGTCAAAAATATGCACTTTTTGAATCGTTTTCTCCTCTCCCTCGGGCTGCTTTGTCATATGCAGGATATTAGAATTGATAAGCCCTCCGCTTCCGGCTGGAAAGATGGTCCTCCCGTCCGGCGTATGATATTCAAGGCTCCCCCTCTCAATGTAAAATAACTCCACTTCTTTATGCCAATGCCAGGGTACCTGACTACGTATATCTTTATTGAATTCAACATATGAAGCAAGATGCGGAAAACCGAATGGCATCTCCGGCAACGCTTCTTCTTTACTGCCTTTTATAAACTGAATGTTCTCAATTACCCGCAAGCTGCCGCCTCCTTTTTTTAAAGCCGTCGCTGTCATATCCAGTATAGCATACCCCTTATTTCATTTAAACAATTTTACCATCGTTTGACAAGATCTTATACGACCGTGTGTGACCTTGTCAAACGATGGTATCTTGTCTTAATACTTTTACTACTGCTATATACCAAAAGTCACAGGTGGCAAAGAAGACACCAGAGCATATGATACTAATAAATGAAAAGGAGATTTTTCCATGAATTGTCTTCAAAAGGTACAATATACAATTCGCAGGGGTGATAATCTATATCAGCTTTCCCGCTATTTCCAGACTACGGTACAAGAGATTCTCGCTCTGAATCCGGGCATCGACCCGTATAACCTTCAAATAGGAAGAAGCATTATCATTTGCCCCGGCGAACAGTTTGTCTCACAAGCATTCCCTTCAGATCCCCCTGCCTGCCCCAACACTTCCATGCAGTTCAACCTCCTTGGCGATATGCGTGAAGCGTGGATACAGCACATATACTGGACACGCCTGCTACTCATCAGCATTGCGAACAGGCTGGCGGATCAAGGCGCTACTACGGCCCGCCTCCTTGAGAATCCGGCGGATATCGCAGCTATATTCGCAAACTTCTATTCTCCGGCTACCGCAGGTACTATCGAACAGCTTTTGACCGAACATCTAACGATCGGATCCGATTTGATTACAGCCTTGCGCGACGATCAGACTGCGGAGGCAGAGGCACTTACCCGTAGATGGTATCAGAACGCGGACCAGCTTGCGGAAGCACTTAGCAGCATCAATCCTTTTTACAATATCGATGAAGTTCAAAGAATGCTTTACGACCATCTGGACCTGACTACACAAGAAGTTGAGGCCCGGCTCGCAAACGATTTCGAGGTCGATATTGCCGCATTCAACCGCGTAGAGCAGGAAGCCTTGTCCATGGCTGATTATTTTTCTTCAGGAATTATGCGCCAGTTTCCTCAGCAATTTATGTAAAGCAAGACAAATAATCACAGAACTCTGGTACCACGTTAAACTGACCTCTATAAATTAGTCCCAAATGATCTAATTAATAAGAGGTCAGCTTTTTATTATTTCGTATTGTTTTATTTTATATCCCCTGTGTGTGGCCTCACGGCACACAGCAACTTATCGACTCTGAAATGATTGACCCCGCACGCCATAAGGAAGGCACACGGGCACTCCCAAAATAGGGTGACGGATTACCTCTGCTTCTACGTTAAACACCTCTCGCAGCGTAGATGGTATGATGACATCCTCAGGTGCACCAAAGCTATGCTTTTCTCCATCCTTGATTGCAATCAGGTAATCAGAAAACATGATGGCGTGATTCAGGTCATGAAGAACCATTACAATGGTTACACCTTGTTCCGAATTCAATTTTCTAAGCAACTGCAGGATTTCCAACTGATGGGATATATCCAGATAAGTGGTGGGTTCGTCCAGAAACAGGGTGTTTGTTTTCTGAGCCAGTGCCATAGCTATCCAAGCCCGCTGCCGCTGCCCACCGGAGAGCTGGTCCATTTCCCGCCCGGCAAGTTCCGTCATACCTGTGCTTGATAATGCCCAAGATATAATTTCCCTGTCTTTTGCAGTCAGTCCCGCCAGTTTACTGTGATAAGGAAAGCGTCCGTATTCCACAAGTTCGCTTACGGTAATGCCGATGGGTGTCTGTGCCCCCTGAGGCAGAAGCGCCAGCTTCTGTGCCACTGATTTGGTGGGCATGCTGTGGATGGATTGGCCTTCCAGACAAACAATACCTGCGGTTGGCGCAATCAATCGTGACATGGTTTTTAATAACGTGGATTTACCTGATCCGTTGGAACCGATCAGGGTAGTAATCTTTCCGGAGGGTATCTCCAAGTCAATGTCATGGAACACCGGAATATCATTATAACCGGCAGATAACTTATCTACCGTAATACTGGATTTCACTCTTTCTACCTCCTATGTCTGTCTGCGAAGCAAGTAAAGAAAATACGGTGCGGCCAAAACAGAAATAACAATTCCCACCGGTATTTCAATGGGCTGGAACATCGAGCGCCCCATGGTATCCGAAAGCAGCAGGAGCAATCCTCCCATCAGCATGGTAACAGGCATGAGCAGATGATGTCGTCCGCCCACAAATTTTCGTGCCATATGAGGGGCCACCAACCCCACAAATCCAATTCCGCCACTGACGGAAATGCAGCTGGAGGCCAGTGCCACCGCAGAAATCAGCAGGATTCTCCGTTCCCGCTCTACCCGGACTCCCAACCCAAGGGAAGTGTCTTCTCCAAGCAGAAGCAAGTCCAAAATTTTTGATTTCGTAAGAAGCAGAGGAATGAGAATCAGCAGGTAAGGCAGCAATGCTTTGACCTGATGCCAGCCGGTTCCCCAAATGTTTCCCGCCAGCCATCTGGCCACCAGTTGATAGCTGCTGTTTTCCATATCAGAAGCCATGATTAACATTAAGGCGGAAAAACCTGCCGACATGCCTATACCACCCAACAACAAATATGGCGGACGTAGTTTCCCGTTTCGTTTGGAAAAGATATATAGCACAGCCGTCACCAAAAGCCCCCCTGCCATGGCAAACATCGGCTGATAGAACACGGAGCTCACATGCAAAGAAGGAAATAATGTCAAAAACAGCATCACAGCAAAACCTGCTCCCGCATTGATACCAAGGATTCCGGGATCAGCCAGCGGATTTTCCGTTACGGCCTGCAAAATACAGCCGGATAAAGCAAGTCCCACTCCGCACAGAATAGAAAGCAGAATGCGCGGCAGCCGGATTTGCAACAATACTACAGAGGCTTCCGCATCCTCCGGATGAAGCAGGCTGAGCACTACCTGAGAATACGGAATAGCTGCATACCCACTGTTAAGCGACAATAGAACAGCAGCCATCAGGGCCGCCAAAAGAAGCCATGGCACAAGCTTTCGTCTTCTTTTGTTTTTCATAAAACTGCTCCTTTCTTCTGCCAGGTCAAGGCCATAAAGACCGGGACACCAATAGCCGACACAAGAGCTCCCACCGGTGTATCAAAAGGAGCGTTGATACAGCGAGCCGCAATATCTGCCAGCACCAACAGAATTGCCCCCGTCAGGGCAGATACCGGCAATAATCTCCGATAATCCCCTCCCACGGCAAAACGGGCAACGTGAGGAACGATCAATCCTAAAAATGAAATTCCGCCCACAAGTGATACGCTTGCTCCCGCCAAAATTAAAACGACAACAATTCCCGTCAAACGCAACGACAATACATTGATACCAAGTCCCTCCGCACTCTCTTCTCCCAAAGCCAGTACCGACAACCGCCCCGCAAGTAAGAGGCTGAAAAATCCAGCGCAGGCAATCCATGGTACGGTCAAGGTTAAACTCTTCCAAGTAATTCCGGATAGACTTCCCGCCGTCCAAAACGACAGTGCCTTTGAGAGTCCGAAGGTAAGAGATATTCCCTGACTCAGTGCGGTAAGCAGTGCAGAAACCGCACTGCCTGCCAGAATGAGATGGATTGTTCCGGATTTTTGTCTGCCCATTCCCATCCCATATACCATGGCAACCGCTAGCGCCGCTCCAAGAAAGGCCGCAAACATCGTGCCTAAGGTGCTGAGAGAGGGGAATAAAACCGCCGTCAGAGCAACAAGAAATCCCGCTCCCGCATTAACCCCCAACAGACCGGCATCAGCAAGAGGATTGCGTGTGACCCCCTGCATCACTCCCCCGGCAAGGGCAAAAGCCGCCCCGGTAAAACAGGCGGCCAGTACTCTGGGCATACGCATCTGAAGCATGATGCTCCCGATTTCCGAAGTCACTTCTGGATGAAGCAACGTGTAAATCAATATCTTGAAACTTCCTCCCGCCACCCCTATGCTGGCGGAAATCAGGATAGACAGCAATAGTACCGCTGTCAACAGTACCAGCAGCAATCGGTAAGCTGTATTTGTTCTGCTCCATTGTATGAGAAAGCACATAGAGCTTTCATCCCCTCCCTGATTCTTCAGTTTTTTCTTACTCGACATTAGTGTGGTTTATAATGGCATTTGCCAGTTTTTCCATATATAACAGCTTTCCGTTAGCAGTGTACGCCATATCGTATTGCAGATTGTTTTCGCCAAGATATACATTTCCGGACTGCACCGCCTTTAGATTCTGCCAGACGGGGCTCTCCTGCGTTTCCCCAACCTCGCCGTCATCACTGAAAAAGAAGATATGGTCCGCGTCAATCTTTGAGAAGTATTCCGCGTCAACCACTTCCCCCCATACATCTTCCGGAACACCGGAGGAGGGTTGTACTTCCAGTTCATCGTAAATAATCTCGCCGGGGCCGCCGGTCCGGTAAACATAATAGGAACCGAAATGCACGGAATTAGCTTCAATAACGGCAAACGTTTCATCGCCCACCACTTTCTTAATATCTTCTGCCAACCCTGCTGCTTTTGCATCATAATCTTTCAGCCAGCTATCCACAACATCCTCTTTGCCAAACCATCCGCCCAATTGCTGAAAACGTCCCTTCCAGTTGACATAACTAATATCATCATCAATCATAACAGTAGGTGCAATGGCCTTAAGCTGCTCATAGACCTTGTCATGACGGATATTCATAATAATCAGATCCGGCTGAAGCTCCGCTATCTTCTCAATATTTAAATCCCCGACTGCTCCTGAATAGTTTCCTACCGTTTCAATACTGTTTTCGCTAAAATAGTCCTGAAGGTATTCCGGTACCGTTATCCCATCGAACATACTGGTGTTGGCGGACGCAACAAACGGCATTCCAAGAATAATCAGCTCATCGGCCGAACCGGAAACATCCACAATACGCTGAGGACTGGCCGGGATTTCCACAGAGCCCTTCATATCTTCCACTGTAATTGTATCCGAATCTTGTGAGTTATTTGCCGTAGACGAGCACGCACTCAGTGCCATGGCAAGTATTAAACAAAACGGAATAATTAACTTTTTTTTCACTTTAAATCCTCCTCTTGTCAATCGATGGTATTGTTAGAAGCGACTAACCTTAAACAGCATACAGAAAATCTCCTCATCTTTCTGCTCCTGGACGGATTTTTTCTGCTCCCTCACGGAGCCTCTTTGAGAAGAAGCTATTGACTAGTTAGTTTTGACTAACTATAATAGAACTAAATCGCAGGTTCTATTCTACTCTCAGAAGGACTCCATTTGCGAAATACATAAGAAATTAGGTATTGATAACATGTCATATTTACCGTTACAGTTTGAAGATTCAGAGATATTTCCTCAAAAAATAATCAGTATACGTCCGGATGTACATATCATGCTTTCCTCCGGAACTTTCTCAAAAGGAACAAAACGGGAATCGGGAACTACATCTCCGGTTTTTGAATTAAGCTACAGCCGAAAGAATATCATGCGCGGAGAGGTAAATCATCAGCATGTGGAATTACAGCCGGGGCATACCTCCTTAGGGTTTTTGGGAGAGGCAACCGGTCATTCAGAATACCAAAGCGGCGAAGAAGTTCAGTTGTACTCCATTTGGGTAAGTCCTGGTGCTTTTAACGGATTCTGTGAAGATGTGGGCGGCAGAAGCAATGTGGATTTTGCTTCTTTTCAAAAAGGCGCCTATTACCACTGCGATTTTAGAAGTGATGCGAGGGAAGAGAGCATAAAAAAAAGAGTAGAAGCCTGCTTTGACAAAAAGTCCGGCCACTTAGACCGGCTTCTTGTGGAAAGCTGTATTCTGGAATTACTATCTATTAATCTGGAAAAGCTGCTTTGTACGAACGAGCAACACTATAATCTGACCAGAACGGATATCGAACGGTTGATGCATGCGCGTGAGATATTATTAAATCGTCTGGATTCTCCTCCTTCTTTGCTGGAACTGTCCCGTATTATCCAAATGAACGATTGCAAGCTAAAGCGGTCCTTTAAACAGTATTTCGGATCGACAGTCTATGGTTTTATTCGGGACCAGCGGTTGGAAAATGCTTTCTCGTTGCTTGAACAGGGGAAACACAATGTAAGTGAGACTGCCTTTGCTGTGGGGTATACAAACGTAAGCCACTTTTCCCAGGCATTTCAAAGAAAGTTTGGCATTACTCCGGGCACTATGATTTAAATCCGTCAAATTACCCCTTCATATGATTCCATTCATATTTCCAGACCATTGCCGGTTTGTTCCAGATTGTTGAGCGTCAGCTCCTGCGCTGTCCCAAATGTGGGACTTCCATGTTGGTTTAGCTTCCTCTAATGTCAAACAGTGCAGACCGAACCATAAAGTCAAAATCCGGCTTATGAAACGGGTTTTCAATTGTTTCGTCAAATCATTGTGCGTTTACAAATTTATACATTGCATCAAAAATGATAAAAACTGATGTAGCCCCGGCATCCTGATAGCCTATGGCCCTTTCCATTAATGATTTTGCGCGCCCAAATTTAGCAATATAGTCTTTTGTATTTTCTACACCCTGATATGCCCCATCTTTTGCAGCTTCCAGAAGAATTGCCAAATCTTCTTTCTCTCCCTTCTCCAACGCCAATACTGCCGGTTCCAGTGCATCTATCATGGTCTTATCGCCAACCTGTGCCTTTCCTCTTTCCTTGATAGCTTCAAGAGAACCTCTCATGATCTTTGCCATACTATCACCGTCTAATTCTGTAATAGTTTCTAATCCTTTTATTCCTCCCAAGAACATAGATCCAAAGATAACACCGGAAGCTCCTCCCATGGAATTTAACATGGCCATTCCTGTCGTTTTAAATACAGAATTCACATCCTGAAAGGGTCTCTTTTCCTCTAATGCAGACTTCGCCTTTTCCATTCCACCGGACATGCCGATTCCATGGTCTCCATCCCCAATTTTACTGTCAATTTCTGTCAGATAAGGCTTATTTTTAATTATCTCGTCACAAGCCCGGATTATCATATCCGTTGTTTGTTCTACTGTCAATACTTTCATAATTACCTGATCTCCTCTCTGGCATAATAGGGTGAAAAGCATTCTGTATCGTAATACTTCTTCAGCTCATCGTCCAATTTTAAAATTGTAATGGAAAATCCGCCCATTTCCTGACAAGTACAAAAGTTTTTAATTTCTGAATCATGAACAACCACTTTGTCTTTTTCCAGATGTTTTGCCAATTCATTATATACAATATTTAGTTCTAAAAGAGTCGTGGAACCCAGGCCGTTTACCAAAATAGCTACTTCGTCATTTTCCTTAATATCCATTTCTGCTTTTAATTCTCTATACATTCTGTCAACCAGTTCGCTTGCCGGTTTCATGGTTGTTCTTTCAATTCCCTGCTCCCCATGTAATCCCATCCCAAATTCAATTTCATTTTCCCCCAGTTCAAAGGTTGGTTTATCCAGTCCCGGAATCGAACCCGGCGAGGTAGCCAAACCAATGGTATTAATATTATCTCTGGCTTTTTCAGTAATCCTTAGTACTTCTTCTAATTCAAGACCTGCATCACATGCTGCGCCAGCCACCTTGATCACATAAATATCTCCGGCTATTCCCCGCCTGTCTTCTATTCTCTCTTTCGGTGCCGATGCACAGTCATCCCATACCCTTACATGAGCAGTTTTTATATCATCAAATTCGCATAATTCTTCCGCCATATCGAAGTTCAGGTTATCTCCGGAATAACATCCATATATAAACAGCACACCCTTTTCTTCATGAACTGCCTTTGCGGTT includes:
- a CDS encoding AraC family transcriptional regulator, which encodes MSYLPLQFEDSEIFPQKIISIRPDVHIMLSSGTFSKGTKRESGTTSPVFELSYSRKNIMRGEVNHQHVELQPGHTSLGFLGEATGHSEYQSGEEVQLYSIWVSPGAFNGFCEDVGGRSNVDFASFQKGAYYHCDFRSDAREESIKKRVEACFDKKSGHLDRLLVESCILELLSINLEKLLCTNEQHYNLTRTDIERLMHAREILLNRLDSPPSLLELSRIIQMNDCKLKRSFKQYFGSTVYGFIRDQRLENAFSLLEQGKHNVSETAFAVGYTNVSHFSQAFQRKFGITPGTMI
- a CDS encoding DUF1284 domain-containing protein, with translation MKLYEIRPHHGLCLSFFRGKGYSSEFVKHMTQIKAEVGKNPIVLLHSRTDEICSVCPHNKNGLCESEEKVQRYDKEVLRLCGLDQRTEIEWRLFEKLLNGNILDAGKREEVCGDCEWNAICK
- a CDS encoding dihydroxyacetone kinase subunit DhaK, with translation MKKILNRDSNVVEEMLSGYVKAYNRYYEQIPGHNAFMYKGRRKNKVALVIGGGSGHEPLFSGFAGRGLADAVACGNIFASPNPQLILETAKAVHEEKGVLFIYGCYSGDNLNFDMAEELCEFDDIKTAHVRVWDDCASAPKERIEDRRGIAGDIYVIKVAGAACDAGLELEEVLRITEKARDNINTIGLATSPGSIPGLDKPTFELGENEIEFGMGLHGEQGIERTTMKPASELVDRMYRELKAEMDIKENDEVAILVNGLGSTTLLELNIVYNELAKHLEKDKVVVHDSEIKNFCTCQEMGGFSITILKLDDELKKYYDTECFSPYYAREEIR
- a CDS encoding AraC family transcriptional regulator, which produces MTATALKKGGGSLRVIENIQFIKGSKEEALPEMPFGFPHLASYVEFNKDIRSQVPWHWHKEVELFYIERGSLEYHTPDGRTIFPAGSGGLINSNILHMTKQPEGEEKTIQKVHIFDVSLIGGRPGSLMEQKYIRPLTASPSIEVLKFCPQQEEHREILEKIRKSFEIGEEEFAYEIKLNELLSGIWYRLLEILEKTQHEKRGKSLRHGKTDEKLKMMLIFIHEHYDEKISVKEIADAAFISERECFRSFKENMRMTPVEYLNDYRLQAACNLLAGSKESVTSIGNACGMGSSSYFGRVFREKMGYTPIEYRRKRQDSDKNWH
- a CDS encoding MerR family transcriptional regulator, which translates into the protein MKLKIKEIADLTGVTVRTLHYYDEIGLLKPGVVTQAGYRLYNEENLELLQQILFFRELDFPLNEIKEIVTSPFFDKTKALQKHRELLLKKRERLNNLINLTEKTLKGESKMSFKEFDMTEIEESMKEYAEEVKERWGSTQAYAQSQKRTASYTKDQWAQIDAEVKEIFRTFAGLSSQGLSPDSSQAQAAVKRWQDCISNHFYTCSDEMLASLGMMYTGDERFRKNLDEFGDGTARFMSESIEIYCASR
- a CDS encoding biotin transporter BioY produces the protein MDTVKMRKSKTYDMVYIAIFAVLIAICSWIAIPTMVPFTLQTFGVFLAVGVLGGKRGTVAVLIYILLGAIGVPVWSGFTGGIGVLLNNTGGYIIGFLFIALIMWGAEKLFGRKNWVMIVSMALGLVVCYAFGTLWFMMLYLKNTGAIGLGTVLGWCVIPFIIPDILKMALAFILSRRLNKVIGTL
- a CDS encoding iron ABC transporter permease, with the translated sequence MSSKKKLKNQGGDESSMCFLIQWSRTNTAYRLLLVLLTAVLLLSILISASIGVAGGSFKILIYTLLHPEVTSEIGSIMLQMRMPRVLAACFTGAAFALAGGVMQGVTRNPLADAGLLGVNAGAGFLVALTAVLFPSLSTLGTMFAAFLGAALAVAMVYGMGMGRQKSGTIHLILAGSAVSALLTALSQGISLTFGLSKALSFWTAGSLSGITWKSLTLTVPWIACAGFFSLLLAGRLSVLALGEESAEGLGINVLSLRLTGIVVVLILAGASVSLVGGISFLGLIVPHVARFAVGGDYRRLLPVSALTGAILLVLADIAARCINAPFDTPVGALVSAIGVPVFMALTWQKKGAVL
- a CDS encoding ABC transporter ATP-binding protein; protein product: MKSSITVDKLSAGYNDIPVFHDIDLEIPSGKITTLIGSNGSGKSTLLKTMSRLIAPTAGIVCLEGQSIHSMPTKSVAQKLALLPQGAQTPIGITVSELVEYGRFPYHSKLAGLTAKDREIISWALSSTGMTELAGREMDQLSGGQRQRAWIAMALAQKTNTLFLDEPTTYLDISHQLEILQLLRKLNSEQGVTIVMVLHDLNHAIMFSDYLIAIKDGEKHSFGAPEDVIIPSTLREVFNVEAEVIRHPILGVPVCLPYGVRGQSFQSR
- a CDS encoding LysM domain-containing protein — its product is MNCLQKVQYTIRRGDNLYQLSRYFQTTVQEILALNPGIDPYNLQIGRSIIICPGEQFVSQAFPSDPPACPNTSMQFNLLGDMREAWIQHIYWTRLLLISIANRLADQGATTARLLENPADIAAIFANFYSPATAGTIEQLLTEHLTIGSDLITALRDDQTAEAEALTRRWYQNADQLAEALSSINPFYNIDEVQRMLYDHLDLTTQEVEARLANDFEVDIAAFNRVEQEALSMADYFSSGIMRQFPQQFM
- the dhaL gene encoding dihydroxyacetone kinase subunit DhaL, which produces MKVLTVEQTTDMIIRACDEIIKNKPYLTEIDSKIGDGDHGIGMSGGMEKAKSALEEKRPFQDVNSVFKTTGMAMLNSMGGASGVIFGSMFLGGIKGLETITELDGDSMAKIMRGSLEAIKERGKAQVGDKTMIDALEPAVLALEKGEKEDLAILLEAAKDGAYQGVENTKDYIAKFGRAKSLMERAIGYQDAGATSVFIIFDAMYKFVNAQ
- a CDS encoding iron ABC transporter permease, producing the protein MKNKRRRKLVPWLLLAALMAAVLLSLNSGYAAIPYSQVVLSLLHPEDAEASVVLLQIRLPRILLSILCGVGLALSGCILQAVTENPLADPGILGINAGAGFAVMLFLTLFPSLHVSSVFYQPMFAMAGGLLVTAVLYIFSKRNGKLRPPYLLLGGIGMSAGFSALMLIMASDMENSSYQLVARWLAGNIWGTGWHQVKALLPYLLILIPLLLTKSKILDLLLLGEDTSLGLGVRVERERRILLISAVALASSCISVSGGIGFVGLVAPHMARKFVGGRHHLLMPVTMLMGGLLLLLSDTMGRSMFQPIEIPVGIVISVLAAPYFLYLLRRQT
- a CDS encoding ribonuclease HII; the encoded protein is MFRFNILDMSAFLKAVNECSGTVNMIQENGYKRNINKEWGVQSTLKESFRENHNSLNLTLSIPDSKDYLRIVNCLIS
- a CDS encoding ABC transporter substrate-binding protein; translation: MKKKLIIPFCLILAMALSACSSTANNSQDSDTITVEDMKGSVEIPASPQRIVDVSGSADELIILGMPFVASANTSMFDGITVPEYLQDYFSENSIETVGNYSGAVGDLNIEKIAELQPDLIIMNIRHDKVYEQLKAIAPTVMIDDDISYVNWKGRFQQLGGWFGKEDVVDSWLKDYDAKAAGLAEDIKKVVGDETFAVIEANSVHFGSYYVYRTGGPGEIIYDELEVQPSSGVPEDVWGEVVDAEYFSKIDADHIFFFSDDGEVGETQESPVWQNLKAVQSGNVYLGENNLQYDMAYTANGKLLYMEKLANAIINHTNVE